In Alteromonas sp. RKMC-009, the genomic stretch CTAAATCGTCTTCAACCAGCAGTAATGTGGTCATCGCGGTCTCCGAAACGTTTTTTTAAATGCTCACGGCCACTCACCATCAGGCTTCGCACATCTTCATTAATTAACACCAGTGCAGGAATTAACAACAGGGTGATGACAGTAGCAAACAGAATACCATAGCCCAGCGATGCTGCAGCAGGGATCAGAAACTGTGCTTGTTTGGAGGTTTCCCCGAGAATAGGATACAGCCCGGCAAACGTCGTCACGGATGTCAGCAATACTGCCCGCAGGCGGCTGCTACACGACTCGATAATGGCGTCCTGCACATCGGCACCAAAACGGCGTAACTCGTTATAACGGGAAACCAGCAGCAACGAATCGTTCACCACCACGCCGCTGAGGGCAAGAATACCGTTCAGAGACAACAGACTCATCATCAAACCGTTACTCCAGTGACCGAGGATAGCGCCTACCACACCAAAGGGGATTGCCATCATAATGATCACTGGCTGAACATAAGATTTAAGCGGAATGGCAAGCAGAGCGTAGATGGCCACCAGTGCCAGGATAAACACCGTTTCCATAGAACTTTGTGTTTCTTCCTGCTGCTCTGCTTCACCGGCAAAATGCACTGACAAATCCGGATACTGGCGGGTAAGCACCGGCACCAGTTCACTGTTCAGTTTTTCCACCAGCTCAGTGGAGGTGATTTTGTCACTGACAACGGATGCAGAGACAGTAAGCGCCCGCAAACCATCAATCCGGGTGATTTGCTTTTGCTGGCTGTCAGGGATAATACGGGCAACCACGTCCAGCGGCACCACAGTGCCGTCGTTCAAACGCACACGGGCGTTCAGGATATCGGCAGGGTTCGCCCGGTCTGCTTCAGGGTAACGTACCCGCACTTTTACTTCGTTTTTATCGCGCAAATAGCGCTGCACAATTTCACCACCAAATGCCCGCAGCAACTGCTGTGACAAGCTCTTTGTGTCCATGCCCAGTGCGCGGCCCTGCGGCGTCAATTCGAAACGCAACATAGCTTCACCCGGTGTCAGTGAGCTTTCTACACTGTGCACACCATCGATGTTAGCCAGCGCCTCGCGGAATGAAGCTTCTGCTGCCGTCAGCGTACTGTCACTTATGCTCTTCAGCTCCACCTGGAAGGCGTTTACCATTTCCCTGCGGGACTGAATTTTTAATTGCTTCACCCCTTCAGGTTCACCGGCAAGCTCACGCCATTTCGACGCCAGTTCATCCAGCGAGTAAGGTTGACCCTCTGCCAGTGAAACAATGATGCTGCCACTCTGATCACCGGACGCCGTCACCTGCAAATTGGCGATGCCTGAACCTTCAAGGCCCAGATTGTTCATCAGAAAATCATCCGCTTGATTAAGCGTGTTTTCGAGCCGAGTCAGGTTTTTCTCGTTCTGACCGAAGCTGGCATCACTCTGCAACGTCATTGACGCTTCCACTGTGTCACCGGGCATACTGGGGAAAAAGCCTACCCGCACCACACCGTTCATTGGCATACCAATCACCAGAATAAACAGAGCGACAAACAGCATGACGGCGGCATAGCGATATTGAATGGCTTTGCGCAGTGCCGGCTGATACATCCGTTCGTTGAAGAAACTTAAACCGCGATCAGCACCGCGCTGCACTTTGCCCCACAGATCAGCAATGCCCTTACGGGGTTTTCTGTGCGTAGGTAAATGGGCCAGGTGAGAAGGTAAAATGAGTTTAGATTCCACCACCGACAGCAGAAGACAGATAGTGACAATCATGCCGAACTGGGAATACAGTTTACCCAGTCCGCCTTCCACGTTAGACAATGCAAAGAACGTCGCAACAGTCGTCAGTACCCCGAACAATGTGGGTACGGCAACCCGCATGGTGCCTTTGATGGTGTTTTGCAGCGTATCTCCGTATTTCTGCCTGGTAGCGTATACACTTTCCCCCACCACCACGGCATCGTCCACCACGATACCCAGCGCCATAATAAACCCGAAGGTAGTCATTTCGTTGATGGTCATATCAACGAAGCTGTCAGTCATGAAAAACAGGGTACCAAAGAAGATAAACGGCAGACCGGCGGCCACCCAGAATGCCACGCGAAGATTCAGAAACACTGCCAGCGTGATAAATACAAGCACGATGCCGGACAGCGCATTTTTTGTCAGCAGGGCGAGACGGTCGGTAATCATGGTGCTGCGGTCATACCAGGTTTCCAGCTCTACGCCTTCCGGTAACAGACCCCGCTCATGCCACTCTTCTACCACACTTTTCGCCTGTGCCACCATGTTCACCACATCGCCGTTTTCATCCATCACGATCTGGATACCATAGCCGTTCACGCCATTGTACCGGGCCAGCGTGTAGGCATCGTCGGCAAAAATGTCGGTCACGTCAGCCACATCACCGATTGTCAGGAATGTGCCGCTGTCATCGGCCAGTAGCGGAATATTGGCAAAGTCTTCTGCGTAATAAGCCTGCTCAGAGGCTTTAAGACGGATCACCTTCTCTTTGTTTCGCAGGCTGGTTGTGAGGGCGGTAGCCGACTCCTGATTAATGGCATCAGCGATATCAGACATGGTCAGCCCGTATGCCTGTAACTTAGCCTCGTCGATTTCGATGGACATCATGGGGTCAATAAAGTTAGGCGTACTGACCTCACGGATACCGTCTTTGGCAAGTAAATCCCGCTCCAACTGATCGCCCAGTTGTTGCAATGTTGCGTGGTCAGTATCACCGTAGAGCTGCACCCAAATCACGTGATCCTGACGCCGTCCTTTGGATATCACCGGCTTTTCTGCATCAGACGGAAAGTTGAAGATACTGTCTACCTTGGTTTTCACATCCGTAAGCAGCGTATCGAGATCGTAATCACTTTCCTTTTCAATCTGTACGTTACTGCCACTGGCCGTAGACGTCGAGGTAATGCGCTTAATACCCGGCACACCTTCCAGCGCATTTTCGATGTTAATCGCAATGCCCTCTTCGGCCTGTACTGCGTCACCGCTGTCGTAGGTCATGGAGACATTGATAAAGCGGGGATCCATGCTGGGGAAAGCTTCTTTACGGATATCACCCAAAGACGCAAGACCAACAATGATCATTCCCAGCATTAACAGATTTGCCGCCACCGGGTTGCGGGCAAACCAGCCGATGATACTGCTGTTATTCGCCGCCATTGCCGACCTCCGCTACCGGATTTACTTTCATATTAACGAGGTAACTGTTCAGCGGCCGCACAACCACTTTCGCGCTCTCCATACCGGCAACTGGCGTAATGTAGGCGTGACCGTTTTCCATAAACAACACCTGCGGGGTAAATTTATCCAGCGTGTTGCTTTGCGTGACGTACCAGACTTCCTGTTTCTGCGAAATTGCAGAAGACGGAATTTGCCACACATCCTGCCACTCACGGCCGGCAATTTCTGCCACCACATACGTACCAAAATACAGCGGAGATGCCTGAGCAAGCGGGTCGTTGACCACCACGATCGCGCTTCGCTGTCGGGATGTGGTGTCCAGATGCTGCTCTACCCGCTCAACCACACCTTCCCAATGGGTTAAACCGTCCATGTCGGTCAGTGTGACCGGCCAGGGCGTTTGTTTCAGTGTCGCCGGTGACGGCAGGTTGTTCCATTGTGTCGCTGACAGCGGTATGGCGATTTCTGCTACATTCGTGGCATACAATGCGGCTACTTCAGCGCCGGATTGCACAAAGCTGCCAGGCTGAATGCTGCGGGTTACCACCACACTGTTAAACGGTGAAGTAATTTGAGTAAAGGCCAGGTCACGCTGCGCCTGCGCCAGCGCTTTTTCTGCCTGGGCAACTGTGGCTTCTGCCGCAGCCAATTGCGGTCCGCGCAGAACCAGAGAAGATGATGGCTCACCTTCCAGTCCGGAGCGTTGCCATTCAGACAGTGCCTGTTGACCCTGTAAGCGTTCTTCTTCCAGCGCCACTTTTGCGTCTTCCAGCGTAGCCTGTGCTGCCGCTACAGCCTGCTCATAATCGGTATTGTCGATGGTGGCCAGCACATCCCCTTTATTAAACTGTGCGCCGGTTTCAAACCGTTTGCTCAGCGACTGTACCTGTCCGGATACCTGCGCAGATAACGTCAGATTAAAACGGGGGTTTACCTGACCGTAACCTTCTACATTGGCCTTATGAGACTTTGCAGCCACACTGACCACACCCACTTCAGGAATGGTAGTGGTTTGCTGTTGCCCTGCGCCCGGCATCCTGCCTGCCGGTGCAGCCTGTTGCGTCTTCTCGTTACCATTTTCTGTGCCGGCAGAATCAGGCTTTGCCGCAGAAGCAGAAGACGGCGCGCCCGGCGGTCCCGGTGGTGCACCATTTCCCCCAATTAACATAACAGCAAGAATGACCACGCAGACAGCGCCCAGAGTGATGAAAAGTGTTTTACGTTGCTGACTCATGACGATACTCCAAGGCCGAGTGCCAGCCCTAAATCGATACGGTTTGAAAGTTGATTGCGCTGAAGCTGAACCAGTTGCGCTTCAAGAGAATAGGTAGTCTGGGTAACTGACAATAAATCGAGAATATCACTCAGCCCCTGACGGTACTGACTGGTGTAGTTATCCTGACTGCGCCGCGAATTACTGTAAGCCTGACTGATATACAGTTGCCGGCGCTGATAGCTGTTTTCCAGATCCAGTGTTGCCTGCACTTCCTGCACAGCGGTAAGCAGGGTGTCCTGATAGTTCCACCAGCTGTTCAATGTATCCAGCTCTGCCAGCGCGATATTGGCCCGCAGCTCACCCCCCTGAAACAGCGGTGCCGTAATACTGCTCAGTAAGCTCCACACGGGGTCTTTAAATAACGAAAGCGCGGGTGTTGCGCCTGAGTCACTCAGGGCCGCGGTAATATTCAGTGACGGCAGTAATTGTTTGTACGCCACTTTTTCGGAGGATTCGTTAGCTTTAATCTGATAATACGCCGCCATCAGATCAGGACGCCGCGCCAGGTCCTGTTCCGGCAACGCAGCCAGCGGCAACACCACATCGGGGAACGATTCGCTGATGGCAACATCAGCCAGTGACATATCGCTGCGCCCCAGCAAGACCGCCAGTGCACGTTTTGAACTGGCCAGATTATTTTCATATTCAGCAATATTGGCCCGTGACGTTGCACTGCTGGTACGGGCTGTATCTAAATCGGCCAGCGTGCCCAGACCGGTACGGTAACGGTTTAAAATGATGCTCTCGCTGTTCTCAAGCGCGGCCAGCTTCTTCTTTTCAATATCCAGAATTTTCTGCTGGCTGATGATATCGAGGTAGCCCTGCATCACACTGGCCGCCAGCGTGGCCCTTGCCGACTGCAACGCCGCCGCATTACTGCGGGTAGTAAAAGCCGCGGCATCCACACTGTCACCGATGCGGTTCCAGATATCAATTTCCCAGCTGACATTCACCGAAGCACTGTAGGAGGTGTCAGTATTTTCACTGTTATTACCGGACAAGCTGGCCGATGCCTGTGGCAGGCGGGACGCATTGGCAGACGTCTCCCGTATTTTCGATTGCTTCAGTGTAATGAGTGTTTGCTGCAAACCGGGGTTATGCGCTATCGCCTCGTCCACCAGCGCCTGCACGGCTTCTACCGGCAACAACTGATCAAGACTGGCTGTTCTCACAGCAGAGTCTGACTGAGGCAACCAGGATACCGTGTTCCCCATTTCCTCAGTCACCCGTTCACTTAATGCTTTATCAGTGGTGTCTCCGGTGCTGGCACACCCAGACAGTATTAATGCGATGCTCACTGTGAGCACCGGCAAATTCATCTTCATTACTACACCCGGTTTACTCGTATGCTGCAACATTACATCAGTCAGGGTTAAGGCCGGGTTAACGCCCTGATTACACCGTTCAATATGGGCCAGTCAGAACCCGGGCGGGTGAAATTGCACGGGGCATAGGATAAACTTGCGCGGTTGTTGAATTAGCAGGTTTTATTCATTGGATACTTTAATCACCCCCCTTTCTGAACTCATTAAAATTGCCGTTGCGCCGGTATTTTTGCTTGCCGGTATCGCCGGCTTTCTGAACGTGATGTCTGGCCGTCTGGGTCGTATTTCCGACCGCGTACGGGTAGCTGAACGGAATATCCAAACCTTTGCTGATGCTGAGCGGATCCAGAAAAACAAACGTGAAATTATTATGCTGTGGCGCAGAGTGGGTGTGATTAACTGGGCGATCGGCCTGTGTGTGACCGCAGGTTTGCTGGTGTGCTCGGTGATTGTTACTTTGTTTTCCGGTGAATTATGGCGCATCAATCTCGATACGCTGGTCATCACACTGTTTATCCTGGCAATGGCATCACTGATATCAGCCTTACTGGTATTTCTGGTAGAGGTACGGCTTGCTACCAAAACCATCGAATATACCCGTAACGTACACTGAGAGTGCGGGCTGGCTGACAGCATCGCGCTGTCAGCCATTACTGTTTATGTCCAGGAAACGATACCGGCCGCACTAAAATACGCAAGATAAGCGACAACCATCAGTTGCAGCACAATGAATATCAGCACAAAGCCCTTCAGCCAGCGGGATGCACCTGAACGGCTGTAAATGACCGTCTGAATGCCTGCCCATACTGTCACCAGAGGCAGAACAACAGAGCTGATGAACAAGACAACCGACATTAAACCGGGTGCCGCCAGATAAACAAAAGGGTTGCTCATGCCAACGCCCAGCGTGAGCAGAAAAACAAATGCACTGACCGCTGACAGTGACATCCACTTACGTAGTTGTTTTCCGTGTACCGTGGTAATTTTCCCCCTGGCGTTATTTATCAGCCAGACCGGTGTATACAACAGCGCAATAAGTAAGAAGATTAGCCAGGCAAATAACACGACCTTATCGGCAACAGCGTTGAAGGCTGAGACTTTCACCAGTACCCGATCGCCGTAATGAACAACCTCACCGGCAAGGGGATCCGTGGCCGCTGCCATCACAATCTCACCCTTTTCGTTTTGCCAGCGATTGTCACCGGCGTAGGTTAATTCCCGGTTCCAACCCGGCGGAAACACGCTGGACAGCTTCGCTCCGTCATCCTCCACATTAATCATAACGGGCGCTACCAGACGCTCGATAAAATACTGCTTTTCTATACGGGTATTAATAAACCGGTAGTAGCCGGACTTTTGCTTCCATTCATCCGGTGCCGGCTGACTTATCACTGAAGGGGTATCTGTCTGCGAAACCAGGAAGTCACTGATTTTTCTTCCCACCTTATACAGCACACTGGCATCATCGCTGTTCTGCAAAATCACAAACCCGTATCCACCCTTTGGAGAATACGCCAGCTCTGATGTCCAGCCGGTTAACGCCCCGTCATGCCCCCGGTAGGCATATCCGCCGTAGTAGCGGGCAAAATTATAGATGCCGTAACCACCATCGAAGTGATGCACATTCGTGGTATCACTCACCTCCATGCGGTTAACACTGTCTATGCTGAGCAGTGGCGAACCGCGTCCGGTAAAGAATGCCAGCAACTTAGCCTGATCATTGATACTGGATGAGACGCCGCCTGACGGATACATCAACAGGTGTTGATGAGGCACAACCTGACCACCGCTGACGCCGGATGCAGCATCGCTGTTCTGCTCAGGCTCTGCGTAAAACGTATTTTCAAATCCAAGGGGAATAAAGAGGGTATCGCGGATATAGTCTGTAAAAGGCTGACCGGTTACCTGTTCTATCAGCATAGCGGTGGCCACCGCCGCAGAATTAGAATACGCATGACGGGTGCCGGGCGCCCAGCGGGATACCCTGCTGTCAGGATTTATCCCGAAAGCTTCACTGAAGGGCATCACATCAGCGTTGTCATACACGTGTTCCTTCAGCGACAAATCATCCCAGCCGGTGGTACTTTCAAGTAAATGCTTAACCTTCAGCGGATGAGTCGCTTGCCAGGGGTTTTCAAATTGAAGATCAGGCAAAACGTCCCTGACATTGTCTTCAGGATTGATGCGTCCCTGTTCAATAAGTCGCATAGCAGCGATACCTACGAACATTTTACTGATGGAAGCGATACGGTAAGTCGTGGAAGGCGTTACCGCCTGAGATGAGCCGGGCGCTTTTACCCCGAAGGTATTAATATGGGCGGCCTGACCGGGTCGAATGACAGCCCAGGCCATTGAGGGAATGTGGCTGTCTTCTAAGATTTCTTCAATAGCAGCGTCGAGTTCATCCACAGAGGCCGGCACACTGTCACCGGCAGCACTGAGAGCAGGGAAAAGCATAACAAAAGCGAGCCAGCACATCGCCGGCAGACGGGAGACACGGGTCATACAAATATCCTTTTGCAAATTGTAATTCTTTTACTGGTCAGTCCCGGACCAAAGACACCGCTATCTTTGCTGCTCAGAGAACAGCATCAATCCATATCGACAATCTGATCCTTGCCTGAATATTTAGCACGGTATAACCGGGCATCAGCTTTCTCTACCAGTTGTTCCAGATTCTGCATCTCTTCCGCACACACGCCTATGCTGCAGGTAAGATTGAGACGATGCTCGGTGAACTCATGCTCGCGGACTTTTGTCAGAAAGATATTCAAATCGTCCAGCAAAGCAGCGTAATCACGGGTTGAAATTACAGTGAATTCCTCACCACCATAGCGGGCATAGAGATCTTTACCGAAACAATCTCCCATCAGGCTGGCAAATTCCTGTAACAGATGGTCGCCGGCTTTGTGTCCGTAGGTATCATTAACCTGTTTAAAGTCATCAACGTCAATCATGGCTACAGTAAGTCCGCCCAGACGCCCTTCATTTTTGAACAATGCCTCGCCCTGTTCAAACAGGTAACGCCGGTTGTATGTTTTTGTCAGCGGGTCCAGATTCGCGGAATCGCGGATGGTGACCAGCATCTCCTGGGCTTCGAGGTTTTGAAGCACCCGGCAGAAAAACTCTTCGTGATAAAACGGCTTACTCAGGAAGTCATTAGCGCCGCTTTTAATGAACTTGGCAGATAACACACTGTTACCGTTGGCAGATAAACCAATAAACACCAGGTCCTGGAAGTTACGATCCTGACGCACGGCTTTAACCAGTTCAAAGCCGTCCATATTCGGCATCATGTAGTCAGAGATAACCAGTTTAATATCCGGATTTTCAGCCAGTACCTGCAACGCTTCCACTCCGTCAAATGCTGACAACACCTGAAAACGGAATTTGCGCAGAAAAGCACACAGGTAAGAGTTACTGGTAGTGGAATCATCAACCACCAGTACTTTGGTGGTCAGATTTTTACGCAGGCGGTCAATCAGCTTGATAACCTGCATGTAGGAATAGCGGGATTCTTTGGTGATGTAGTCAAGTACGCCTTTGTCGATGAGGGAGGTACGTAATGTCTCATCAAAGTTACCGGTCAGTACGGCCGTAGGTACGTCATGAGAGAGCATCAGCTCTACGATTTCACCACGCGGAGCGTCGGGCAGGTTCAGGTCGACTATCGCTGCCAGAAATTCTTCGCCGCTATCCAGCTTCTGCTTTGCTTCAGCATAATCCGAACACAGCACACTGTGAAAGTGGGGGTTATCTTCCACCAGCTTATTTAAAATTTTACGGACTATCTGACTGTCTTCGACAACGAGAATTTTAAACATAACTACAACCTGAACAACTTGTCATACCAGCATAACCAATAAAAAAGAATAATGCGTTAACAAAATACGAAAGTTATACTGATGTATAACCTTCGCAGCCATTAATCTTCCCTGGCTAATGCGTCGAGTACAGCAAACAATACGTTTGCACCCACCCGCGACACTTCCTGATCGTAGATATGTTCTACATTTACGCCTTCCTGCCCGCCGGCAAGATCGCTGATTGCACGAATTATAACCCAATCTACATCATTTATCGTGCAAACCTGACCGACTGCAGCAGATTCCATTTCTGTCACTTCGGCCTTGAATACATCACGTGTCCACTGGCGGTATTCGCGGTTATCCAGAAATACCGAACCTGTCACGCCGTTACCGCCTACCGTTAATTTTGCTTTGCGTTCGCCAAGAATCATCTGGTCCGGCAAGGCCAGCATGGCACTTCTTGCTGCATCCAGCAAACGGGGGGTAGCAGAGAAATAAGCCGTATCGACCGGCTCATCCAGGCCGTCTTTAATGATCAGCACTTCGTCAGGCTGGATGAAGTGAAAGTTCTTGTATGCCGGCAGATGCGGGTCCGCTTGTCTGCGCTCCGGCTGTTCCTGCAAAAATCTGGCGTAATATTCCGGCAACACGTAATTGCCCGGGTTTTGTTTATCCGGATTGGTGTACACGCTTTCATCATGATAGTACCAGCGCTCAGGCACAATCACGTCACCCGGCTGCCAGTCAGGATTCACCGCGCCGGCAATCCCCATGTACACCACCTGTTTTACAGGAAAATAATCGAAAGCCATCTGCATGGTCAGTGCAGCATTGGCGATACTCATGCCCGTCGCAAATACAAGAATGGGTTCATCATGGTATTTACCTATACGATAAGTCACACCTTTGTACTTCACAACCTGCGTGATCTGAGCACCGGGATCCGCCTCGATACGGCCCAGAATCCCCTTCATTTCAGGCCCGTATGCCACCACCACGGCAGTAAAACCTTCCTGTTGAAACTGCTTTGGTCCGAAAGCCTCCGTTGAAAGCGTGTTATCAGCGGGGGTTACTACGGAGGGCGTTGCACAGCCACCCAGCATCAGCAACGAAAATAATGCAAAAACCAGTGAGCGGGCACCGGTGATGGAAAGGGTCATAGATAAAATCCGGATGTGTAAAAAGAATTAAGGATTTTAAGCGGAAATACTGGAGAAACACAATGCGCAGTTACCTCGTAAGTAAGCGGTAACTGCGCTGCCAATTAGCAAAAAATAAATGGTTTACAGAGGTAATACTTCCATTACCAGAACGAACATACCACGGCGTTTCTGCGCCGGTGCTTTTGCGTTGTCGTCTTCAAACTCAGCTTCCAGCCAGTACATGCCCGGCTCCTCAAAGGTAACTGCAATCTGGCCGTCAGCGTCGGTTGTAAGGTTCATCGCATCGTCAGTATCACGATACTTTTCACCGTCTTTTACAATAGTCACTTTCGTGCCGGTGGCAGCACCGCCATCCATCAGAAAACCAAGGCTGATTTCTTCACCGGTATACAGGTCATTCGGATGCGTTTTACCATCCAGCTCCAGGCCTTTACCTGAAGGTTTAATGGCATCTTCTGAAGGTTCACCCAGAGTAGCAAATACATTAATACGGCGTGATGATTCGACCACTTCCAGACCGTCTGCTTTTTTCGGTACTGCTTTGTTGAATTCTTCCAGCGTGCCGGTTTTACCGCGACCGGGCCACATCTGACGCTTACCGTCTGCGTCTTTCCAGAATGCCATCAGCGACTGGGATGCCGTTTCAACACGGTACGTGCCTTCTTCCTTCACATTGATGTCGAAAACACTGCGGTAGCGCAGTTTCTGTTCGTGCTGCTTCGCCACTTCTTTACCGGAAGGCGAAGTCACCGTAATACCTTCTGTGCCCAGTGCGAAGTGATCAGGGGTAAAAATGCCATTTGCCACGGCAGCATCGAAGCTGATCCACTCGTCATCGCCTGACACAACAGTGGTTGTCGGCTTAATCCATGCACGGTGAGCCAGTGCCGGTGTTGCGATTAAAGACAAGGCAACAACGCCGGTACCGATCAGATGTTTAATTTTCATTTATGGCTCCAAAGTTAATTCAATTTCAGACAGTTCCTGCTCACCTTCTGCAACCTGATGTTGCGATGCAGAAACAGGCAATGTGACAGGCACGCTTAATACTTCACGGCCACCCAGTTCCCGGGCAGCTTCAACGTACAGGGTGTATTCTCCGGCAGGAATATCATCGAACTGTCCTGACAAGTCGATGGTGTGCTCACCGGGACGACGGGTAGCACCACTTACACCGTCCATAGGTAAATCGGCACTGCGGCCACTGCGACGCCACCACAGGCGCAAATCTTTCAGCCATTTTTCGCCTTTACCGTTTTCCATTTCCACGTCATACCATACGGCGACGTCTTTTACCCGTTTCTGCTTCGCATCAGCCAGCCAGACGGCAACATAAGGTGCATGGTATTCGGCCACAGATAAACGGGGCAAGGTAACCTTTACTTCACTGGCATGAGACAAAACAGGAAAAACAGCGAGAGATAAAGACAGAACGGCACCAGCTAACCCACGGCGTTTTGCTGATGACAATTGGCGTACCACGGTACATCCCATTAACAGACACTCCTTAAATGAACAATTTTAATGTCAGCGCACATTCATATTCCCGGTATATTCCGGGTCGGAATCTTCCCCTTTCTCCTGATAAGCCCGCCGGAACAAGCTGTTTATCCCGTTGTCCTACAGATTGAACGTGATGGAATCGACTCTTTCAGCCTGCACCCTTATTCTGGCTGAGTAAGGATTATCAAGAAATGAGAATTATTTCCATTTAGACTAAACTGACTCGCATGAATTCTCAACTCATTTCTTCTGAGATTTCACAGGAATCATTCGCTATATGAACACCAAGCTTCTCCGTTCGCTGCAAATTTTCGTTGAAGTTGCTAATACCAGCAACATGAGTATCGCAGCCAAAAAACTTCACATGACCGTGTCTGCCATCAGCCAGCAGTTGCGCAAACTGGAACAGGAAATCGGACTCAGTCTGTTTAACCGTAACACCAGACACATCAGCCTGACAGAGGCCGGTCACATTTATTATAAAACCAGCATGGAACTTATCCGTGTGGCAGAAGAGGCTCAGCACCAGATTGAGCAACTTCAGGAAACACCCTCAGGCCGCTTACGTATTGTCGCGCCGGAAGGGTTCGGTGGTGGTCTGCTGAGTAAACCTTTGCAGGCATTACTGTCTGAATTTCCGAAAATTAAAGTGGCACTGGAATTAACCAGCCAGACTACTGATGTCATTGCCAGCGGTGCGGATCTTGCGATTTCATTGCAGGAAGTAAACGACGTCAATCTGCATTGCCGTCATCTGGCCACCTGGGATCTGATTGTCTGCGTAGCAGCAAACCATCCGCTGGCAGATCTGGATACCGTTAACAGTACTGATTTAGCACCCCATGCGTATATTTCTCATCCGGGAATGCGGGATTATGTGGAATCACAGGAAGGAAAAGATAAAACTCTCCCTAATCCGCCCCGTCTGATGGTGGACTCGGTACAAGCTTTGATCCGCCTGACTCTGGATGGCCTTGGTTACGCCGTGCTGCCTGAGCCGGAAGTCAGAGAGTACATAGAAACTGGCAAACTGGTAAACATTCTGCCTGAATGGAAAGCGCCGAAATATGATGTCTACGCGGTTGCACCGAAGCATGATGCAACACCAGTAAAAAC encodes the following:
- a CDS encoding serine hydrolase domain-containing protein translates to MTRVSRLPAMCWLAFVMLFPALSAAGDSVPASVDELDAAIEEILEDSHIPSMAWAVIRPGQAAHINTFGVKAPGSSQAVTPSTTYRIASISKMFVGIAAMRLIEQGRINPEDNVRDVLPDLQFENPWQATHPLKVKHLLESTTGWDDLSLKEHVYDNADVMPFSEAFGINPDSRVSRWAPGTRHAYSNSAAVATAMLIEQVTGQPFTDYIRDTLFIPLGFENTFYAEPEQNSDAASGVSGGQVVPHQHLLMYPSGGVSSSINDQAKLLAFFTGRGSPLLSIDSVNRMEVSDTTNVHHFDGGYGIYNFARYYGGYAYRGHDGALTGWTSELAYSPKGGYGFVILQNSDDASVLYKVGRKISDFLVSQTDTPSVISQPAPDEWKQKSGYYRFINTRIEKQYFIERLVAPVMINVEDDGAKLSSVFPPGWNRELTYAGDNRWQNEKGEIVMAAATDPLAGEVVHYGDRVLVKVSAFNAVADKVVLFAWLIFLLIALLYTPVWLINNARGKITTVHGKQLRKWMSLSAVSAFVFLLTLGVGMSNPFVYLAAPGLMSVVLFISSVVLPLVTVWAGIQTVIYSRSGASRWLKGFVLIFIVLQLMVVAYLAYFSAAGIVSWT
- a CDS encoding DUF2271 domain-containing protein; protein product: MGCTVVRQLSSAKRRGLAGAVLSLSLAVFPVLSHASEVKVTLPRLSVAEYHAPYVAVWLADAKQKRVKDVAVWYDVEMENGKGEKWLKDLRLWWRRSGRSADLPMDGVSGATRRPGEHTIDLSGQFDDIPAGEYTLYVEAARELGGREVLSVPVTLPVSASQHQVAEGEQELSEIELTLEP
- a CDS encoding LysR family transcriptional regulator — protein: MNTKLLRSLQIFVEVANTSNMSIAAKKLHMTVSAISQQLRKLEQEIGLSLFNRNTRHISLTEAGHIYYKTSMELIRVAEEAQHQIEQLQETPSGRLRIVAPEGFGGGLLSKPLQALLSEFPKIKVALELTSQTTDVIASGADLAISLQEVNDVNLHCRHLATWDLIVCVAANHPLADLDTVNSTDLAPHAYISHPGMRDYVESQEGKDKTLPNPPRLMVDSVQALIRLTLDGLGYAVLPEPEVREYIETGKLVNILPEWKAPKYDVYAVAPKHDATPVKTLAAVKCLQESFSLI
- a CDS encoding DUF4198 domain-containing protein, whose protein sequence is MKIKHLIGTGVVALSLIATPALAHRAWIKPTTTVVSGDDEWISFDAAVANGIFTPDHFALGTEGITVTSPSGKEVAKQHEQKLRYRSVFDINVKEEGTYRVETASQSLMAFWKDADGKRQMWPGRGKTGTLEEFNKAVPKKADGLEVVESSRRINVFATLGEPSEDAIKPSGKGLELDGKTHPNDLYTGEEISLGFLMDGGAATGTKVTIVKDGEKYRDTDDAMNLTTDADGQIAVTFEEPGMYWLEAEFEDDNAKAPAQKRRGMFVLVMEVLPL
- a CDS encoding diguanylate cyclase, which produces MFKILVVEDSQIVRKILNKLVEDNPHFHSVLCSDYAEAKQKLDSGEEFLAAIVDLNLPDAPRGEIVELMLSHDVPTAVLTGNFDETLRTSLIDKGVLDYITKESRYSYMQVIKLIDRLRKNLTTKVLVVDDSTTSNSYLCAFLRKFRFQVLSAFDGVEALQVLAENPDIKLVISDYMMPNMDGFELVKAVRQDRNFQDLVFIGLSANGNSVLSAKFIKSGANDFLSKPFYHEEFFCRVLQNLEAQEMLVTIRDSANLDPLTKTYNRRYLFEQGEALFKNEGRLGGLTVAMIDVDDFKQVNDTYGHKAGDHLLQEFASLMGDCFGKDLYARYGGEEFTVISTRDYAALLDDLNIFLTKVREHEFTEHRLNLTCSIGVCAEEMQNLEQLVEKADARLYRAKYSGKDQIVDMD
- a CDS encoding 5'-methylthioadenosine/S-adenosylhomocysteine nucleosidase family protein; protein product: MTLSITGARSLVFALFSLLMLGGCATPSVVTPADNTLSTEAFGPKQFQQEGFTAVVVAYGPEMKGILGRIEADPGAQITQVVKYKGVTYRIGKYHDEPILVFATGMSIANAALTMQMAFDYFPVKQVVYMGIAGAVNPDWQPGDVIVPERWYYHDESVYTNPDKQNPGNYVLPEYYARFLQEQPERRQADPHLPAYKNFHFIQPDEVLIIKDGLDEPVDTAYFSATPRLLDAARSAMLALPDQMILGERKAKLTVGGNGVTGSVFLDNREYRQWTRDVFKAEVTEMESAAVGQVCTINDVDWVIIRAISDLAGGQEGVNVEHIYDQEVSRVGANVLFAVLDALARED